A genomic segment from Alkalilimnicola ehrlichii MLHE-1 encodes:
- a CDS encoding intein-containing adenosylcobalamin-dependent ribonucleoside-diphosphate reductase, which translates to MTTAAKVRALPNATADIPLQSASADIWDKKYRLKSKDGQVIDETVDHTWQRVARALAEVEKTKKLREHWYERFLWALRRGAIPAGRITSNAGAWAHKPATSTINCTVSGTIQDSMDDILQKVHEAGLTLKAGCGIGYEFSTLRPRGAYVSGAGAYTSGSLSFMDIYDRMCFTVSSAGGRRGAQMATFDVGHPDVLDFIRAKREDGRLRQFNLSLLITEEFMQAVEDDAQWPLAFPLTKHEAETDNIDLTDSEQVIWREWPTTEPYISDEQGLVACRIYRTVKARRLWDMIMTSTYDFAEPGFILIDRVNEMNNNWFCEDIRATNPCVTADTWVQTADGPRRVAALVGRRFSARVDGTDHPSGDEGFFRTATKEVVELRTAEGYRLKLTADHRVRRVSAFTRYRTETEWCEAGQLQAGDRVLLNDHRTNAEWAGRHGRNEGYLMGLLLGDGTLKSDKAVLSVWRTAAAANGVPAGLPGGVEEVMAEGLEAARSLPHRADFTGWCEVPGRGEYRLATSAIRDLALELGIRPGSKRITDGVEQGSSDFYKGFLRGLYDADGSVQGSQRKGVSVRLAQSDSDNLEAAQRMLLRLGIASTLYRDRRPAGNTVLPDGNGGSAEYATRAQHELVISGENLARFRDLIGFANSDKQARLEALLDRYQRTLNRERFVARVVAVEAAGTEEVYDVQVPGINTFDANGLHAHNCGEQPLPPYGACLLGSVNLTKFVRDPFTEKARFDWQEYAEVVSVFTRMLDNVVEINGLPLDEQRREIERKRRHGMGFLGLGSTLTMLRMKYGEAESLAFTEKVSREMALAGWRTGVELAEEKGPAPIMDETYTVDEAMLAKRPEMAVDGYKVGDKVKGRVLLARYSHYMQRVAEVDAELVEAIAEKGARFSHHTSIAPTGTISLSLANNASNGIEPSFAHHYFRNVIREGRKSKEKVDVFSFELLAYRHFIDPEAVPSTDPETRNLPDYFITADSVTPKQHVDIQAAAQKWVDSSISKTANVPTDYPYEDFKDIYRYAYQQGLKGCTTFRFNPEAFQGVLVTEKDLTNTFYKFKLADGTEVELRGDEEVEYDGETHTAANLYDALKEGYYGKF; encoded by the coding sequence ATGACCACAGCAGCCAAGGTGCGCGCCCTGCCGAATGCCACGGCCGACATTCCGTTACAGAGCGCGTCCGCGGACATCTGGGATAAGAAATACCGCCTCAAGTCCAAGGACGGCCAGGTGATCGACGAGACCGTCGATCACACCTGGCAGCGCGTGGCGCGTGCCCTGGCCGAGGTGGAAAAGACCAAGAAGCTGCGTGAGCACTGGTACGAGCGCTTCCTCTGGGCCCTGCGCCGCGGCGCCATTCCCGCCGGGCGCATTACCTCCAACGCCGGTGCCTGGGCGCACAAGCCCGCCACCTCCACCATCAACTGCACGGTCTCCGGCACCATCCAGGACTCCATGGACGACATCTTGCAGAAGGTGCACGAGGCGGGCCTGACCCTGAAGGCCGGCTGCGGTATCGGCTACGAGTTCTCCACCCTGCGCCCGCGCGGCGCCTATGTCTCCGGGGCCGGCGCCTACACCTCCGGATCGCTGTCCTTCATGGACATCTACGACCGCATGTGCTTCACCGTCTCCTCCGCCGGCGGCCGCCGCGGGGCGCAGATGGCCACCTTCGATGTGGGCCACCCGGACGTGCTCGACTTCATCCGCGCCAAGCGCGAGGACGGCCGGCTGCGCCAGTTCAACCTCAGCCTGCTGATCACCGAGGAGTTCATGCAGGCGGTGGAGGATGATGCCCAGTGGCCGCTGGCCTTCCCCCTCACCAAGCACGAGGCGGAGACGGACAACATCGACCTCACCGACAGCGAGCAGGTCATCTGGCGCGAGTGGCCGACCACCGAGCCCTATATCAGCGACGAGCAGGGGCTGGTGGCCTGCCGCATCTACCGCACCGTCAAGGCCCGGCGGCTGTGGGACATGATCATGACCTCCACCTACGACTTCGCGGAGCCGGGGTTCATCCTGATCGACCGGGTCAACGAGATGAACAACAACTGGTTCTGCGAGGACATCCGCGCCACCAACCCGTGCGTCACCGCCGACACCTGGGTGCAGACCGCCGACGGGCCGCGGCGGGTGGCCGCGCTGGTCGGTCGGCGCTTTTCTGCCCGGGTCGACGGCACGGACCACCCCAGTGGTGACGAAGGGTTCTTCCGGACGGCGACCAAAGAGGTAGTCGAGCTGCGTACGGCCGAGGGCTATCGGCTCAAGCTCACCGCCGACCACCGTGTACGCCGGGTCAGTGCCTTTACCCGTTACCGCACTGAGACCGAATGGTGCGAAGCGGGGCAGCTCCAGGCCGGTGATCGCGTCCTGCTCAACGACCACCGCACCAACGCCGAGTGGGCCGGCCGCCATGGCCGGAATGAAGGCTACCTGATGGGGCTGCTGCTGGGTGACGGCACCCTCAAATCGGATAAGGCCGTGCTGTCGGTCTGGCGCACCGCGGCTGCGGCCAACGGGGTGCCGGCCGGACTGCCGGGCGGCGTCGAGGAGGTGATGGCCGAGGGCCTCGAGGCCGCCCGCTCGCTGCCGCACCGGGCCGATTTCACCGGCTGGTGTGAGGTCCCGGGCCGTGGCGAGTACCGCCTGGCCACCTCCGCGATCCGCGATCTCGCCCTTGAGCTGGGCATACGGCCAGGCAGCAAGCGGATCACCGATGGTGTGGAGCAGGGTTCCAGCGACTTCTACAAGGGTTTCCTGCGCGGCCTGTACGACGCCGACGGCTCCGTCCAGGGCAGCCAGCGCAAGGGCGTGTCGGTGCGCCTGGCCCAGTCCGACAGCGACAATCTGGAGGCGGCGCAGCGCATGCTGCTGCGCCTGGGTATCGCCTCCACCCTCTACCGTGATCGTCGTCCGGCCGGCAACACCGTGTTGCCCGACGGCAACGGCGGGAGCGCTGAGTACGCCACCCGTGCTCAGCACGAGCTGGTGATCAGTGGTGAGAACCTTGCGCGGTTCCGCGACCTCATCGGCTTTGCCAATAGTGACAAGCAGGCACGCCTCGAGGCGCTGCTGGACCGTTACCAGCGCACCCTCAATCGCGAGCGGTTTGTGGCCCGCGTGGTGGCGGTGGAGGCCGCCGGCACCGAGGAGGTCTACGACGTCCAGGTACCCGGTATCAACACCTTCGATGCCAATGGCCTTCATGCCCACAACTGCGGGGAGCAACCTTTACCCCCCTACGGCGCCTGCCTTTTGGGCTCGGTTAACCTGACCAAGTTCGTGCGCGATCCCTTCACCGAGAAAGCGCGCTTCGACTGGCAGGAGTATGCCGAGGTGGTCTCGGTCTTCACCCGCATGCTGGACAACGTGGTAGAGATCAACGGCCTGCCGTTGGATGAGCAGCGCCGGGAGATCGAGCGCAAGCGCCGCCATGGCATGGGCTTTCTCGGGTTGGGCTCCACCCTGACCATGCTGCGCATGAAGTATGGTGAGGCCGAATCGCTGGCCTTCACCGAGAAGGTCTCCCGCGAGATGGCCCTGGCCGGCTGGCGCACCGGTGTGGAACTGGCCGAGGAAAAGGGCCCGGCGCCGATCATGGACGAGACCTACACCGTGGACGAGGCCATGCTGGCCAAGCGCCCGGAGATGGCCGTGGACGGCTACAAGGTGGGCGACAAGGTGAAGGGCCGGGTGCTGCTGGCCAGGTACAGCCACTACATGCAGCGGGTGGCCGAGGTGGACGCCGAGCTGGTGGAGGCCATCGCCGAGAAGGGCGCGCGCTTCTCCCACCACACCTCGATCGCGCCCACCGGCACGATCTCACTGTCGCTGGCCAACAACGCCAGCAACGGCATTGAGCCGAGCTTTGCGCATCATTACTTTCGCAACGTGATCCGCGAGGGGCGCAAGTCCAAGGAGAAGGTCGATGTCTTCTCCTTCGAGCTGCTGGCCTACCGCCACTTCATTGACCCGGAGGCGGTCCCGTCCACCGACCCGGAGACGCGCAACCTCCCGGACTACTTCATCACCGCCGACTCGGTGACCCCGAAGCAGCACGTGGACATCCAGGCGGCGGCCCAGAAGTGGGTGGACTCCTCCATCTCCAAGACCGCCAACGTGCCCACGGACTACCCCTATGAGGACTTCAAGGACATCTACCGCTATGCCTATCAGCAGGGGCTGAAGGGCTGCACCACCTTCCGCTTCAACCCCGAGGCGTTCCAAGGGGTGCTGGTCACCGAGAAGGACCTGACCAATACCTTCTACAAGTTCAAGCTGGCAGACGGCACCGAGGTGGAGTTGCGGGGCGACGAGGAGGTGGAGTACGACGGCGAGACCCACACCGCCGCCAACCTCTATGACGCCCTCAAGGAAGGCTACTACGGTAAGTTCTGA
- a CDS encoding YajG family lipoprotein: MAPRAVIAVLMLALLVAGCAPGSQTVRLEPRPDVARSDEGQGITVALTVEDRRDDPVIGFRDGERGGEARIEPYEDPALGIRRGVTRALERRGFEVVAAGVPADRRLHIALEALQYERQAGVVTRGIHLEGRMSARVERGDGDRYTGKARARSERRLVHSPSQTENEQMINEVVTRMLERLLDEAPLREMLAGDRR; the protein is encoded by the coding sequence ATGGCACCGCGAGCCGTTATCGCAGTTCTGATGCTGGCCCTGCTGGTGGCCGGCTGCGCCCCGGGATCCCAAACGGTGCGGCTGGAGCCGCGGCCGGACGTGGCCCGGAGCGATGAAGGGCAGGGCATTACCGTCGCCCTGACGGTCGAGGACCGGCGCGATGACCCGGTGATCGGCTTCCGCGACGGCGAGCGCGGCGGTGAGGCGCGCATCGAGCCCTACGAGGACCCGGCGCTGGGCATTCGTCGCGGCGTGACCCGCGCGCTGGAGCGGCGCGGGTTTGAGGTGGTGGCGGCCGGCGTTCCCGCCGACCGGCGCCTGCACATCGCCCTGGAGGCGTTGCAATACGAACGCCAGGCCGGGGTGGTCACCCGGGGGATCCACTTGGAGGGCCGGATGTCGGCCCGCGTGGAGCGGGGGGATGGGGACCGGTACACCGGCAAGGCCCGCGCCCGCTCGGAACGACGGCTGGTGCACTCGCCAAGTCAGACTGAGAACGAACAGATGATCAATGAAGTGGTCACCCGGATGCTGGAGCGCCTGCTGGACGAGGCGCCGCTGCGGGAGATGCTGGCCGGGGACCGCCGGTGA
- a CDS encoding patatin-like phospholipase family protein encodes MSGRRHEPTVGLALGSGAARGWAHIGVIRALEELGIRPQVVAGTSIGAIVGAFYAGGRLAPFHDWVQQLGRREIMSLVDITVGSGLVEGRKLEAFYADWLQEARIEDLDIPFAALATEVDNGTEVWLQEGPVAPALRASSAVPGLLAPVLMGDRWLVDGGLVNPVPVSVCRALGADRIIAVNLNGDLLSRHGRHTGDSLHTGTPSKGPRQRGPSGWIKYLPDGVAEKATALLKQWLPARAVPQKDPDPERPGMLDVAASAINVMQDRITRSRMAGDPPDVIISPRLGHLGLLEFDRGAEAIEQGYQATMDFRAALQGLLPTRG; translated from the coding sequence GTGAGCGGGCGGCGGCATGAACCCACGGTGGGCCTGGCCCTGGGCAGCGGTGCGGCCCGGGGGTGGGCGCATATCGGGGTGATCCGCGCCCTGGAGGAGCTGGGGATCCGGCCGCAGGTGGTGGCCGGCACCTCCATTGGCGCCATTGTCGGGGCCTTCTATGCCGGGGGGCGCCTTGCCCCCTTCCACGACTGGGTCCAGCAGCTCGGCCGGCGCGAGATCATGAGCCTGGTGGACATCACCGTTGGCAGTGGGCTGGTGGAGGGGCGCAAGCTCGAGGCCTTCTATGCCGACTGGTTGCAGGAGGCCCGCATCGAGGACCTGGACATCCCCTTTGCGGCGCTTGCCACCGAGGTGGACAACGGCACCGAAGTCTGGCTCCAGGAAGGGCCGGTGGCCCCCGCCCTTCGCGCCTCTTCAGCCGTACCCGGCCTGCTGGCGCCGGTGCTCATGGGTGATCGCTGGCTGGTCGACGGTGGCCTGGTCAATCCGGTGCCGGTCTCCGTTTGCCGGGCGCTGGGCGCCGACCGCATTATCGCTGTCAACCTCAACGGCGACTTGCTGAGCCGCCACGGCCGTCACACCGGCGACAGTCTCCATACCGGGACGCCCTCCAAGGGACCCCGCCAGCGTGGGCCCTCCGGTTGGATCAAGTACCTCCCTGACGGTGTCGCCGAAAAGGCCACGGCGCTGCTTAAGCAGTGGCTGCCGGCGCGCGCGGTGCCGCAGAAGGATCCGGATCCGGAACGGCCGGGCATGCTGGACGTAGCCGCCTCCGCGATCAACGTCATGCAGGACCGCATCACCCGAAGCCGAATGGCCGGCGATCCCCCCGACGTGATCATCAGCCCCCGGCTCGGCCACCTGGGCCTGCTGGAGTTCGATCGGGGGGCAGAGGCCATCGAGCAGGGTTATCAGGCTACAATGGACTTCCGGGCCGCCTTGCAAGGCCTGTTGCCAACAAGGGGATAA
- a CDS encoding ParA family protein, producing the protein MRRVVFNQKGGVGKSTITCNLAAIAAARGQNTLVVDLDPQGNTSQYLLGEDTEAMEDTLAGFFDQMLSFRLYPRDSTEFIHETPYENLAVMPAHRELGELMGKLESRYKIYKLREALAKLGAHYDSIWIDTPPALNFYTRSALIAADRCLIPFDCDDFSRRALYELLFNVREIQEDHNADLDVEGIIVNQFQARASLPRQVVDELVAEELPVLDAYLSASVKVRESHQQARPLVHLAPRHKLTGEFEALFDLLHRPG; encoded by the coding sequence ATGCGTCGAGTGGTATTCAACCAGAAGGGCGGAGTCGGCAAGTCCACCATCACCTGCAACCTGGCGGCCATTGCGGCGGCCCGCGGGCAGAACACCCTGGTGGTGGACCTGGACCCGCAGGGCAACACCAGCCAGTACCTGCTGGGCGAGGACACGGAGGCCATGGAGGACACCCTGGCCGGGTTCTTCGACCAGATGCTCAGCTTCCGGCTCTACCCCCGCGACAGCACTGAATTTATCCATGAAACGCCCTATGAGAATCTGGCTGTCATGCCGGCCCATCGCGAGTTGGGTGAGCTGATGGGCAAGCTGGAGAGCCGCTACAAGATCTACAAGCTGCGCGAGGCGCTGGCCAAGCTGGGCGCGCATTACGACAGCATCTGGATCGATACCCCGCCGGCCCTCAACTTCTATACCCGGTCCGCGCTCATCGCCGCCGATCGCTGCCTCATCCCCTTCGACTGCGACGATTTCTCGCGCCGGGCGTTGTATGAGCTGCTGTTCAACGTCCGCGAGATCCAGGAGGATCACAATGCGGATCTCGATGTCGAAGGGATAATCGTCAACCAGTTCCAGGCCCGGGCCAGCCTACCGCGGCAGGTGGTCGACGAGCTGGTGGCCGAGGAGCTGCCAGTGCTGGACGCCTACCTGTCCGCATCGGTGAAGGTCCGGGAGTCCCACCAGCAGGCCCGACCGCTGGTCCATCTGGCCCCTCGGCACAAACTGACGGGGGAATTCGAAGCCCTCTTCGATCTGTTGCACCGGCCCGGCTGA
- a CDS encoding LemA family protein, whose amino-acid sequence MEVIIILVVLLLLVAGVVVIYNRLVKLRNRFKNAFAQIDVQLTRRHDLIPNLVETARAYMSHERDTLEAVVQARNQAEQGLRNAAGDPTDPSRMQQLSQAESGLSGALGRLFAVAENYPDLKANQNMMQLSEELTSTENRVAFARQAYNDAVMAYNTAREVFPNSLIANTFNFRPAALLEIEDPAKREVPQVSFQ is encoded by the coding sequence ATGGAAGTGATCATTATTCTGGTGGTTCTGTTGCTGCTGGTGGCCGGCGTGGTGGTGATCTACAACCGCCTGGTCAAGCTGCGCAACCGGTTCAAGAACGCCTTCGCCCAAATCGACGTCCAGCTCACCCGACGCCACGATCTGATCCCGAATCTGGTGGAGACGGCGCGCGCCTACATGAGCCACGAGCGCGACACCCTGGAGGCCGTGGTGCAAGCGCGCAACCAGGCGGAACAGGGCCTGCGCAACGCCGCAGGGGACCCCACCGACCCGTCGCGGATGCAACAGTTGTCCCAGGCCGAGTCCGGGCTCAGCGGCGCATTGGGCCGGCTGTTCGCGGTGGCGGAGAACTACCCGGATCTGAAGGCCAATCAGAACATGATGCAGCTCTCCGAGGAGCTCACCTCCACCGAGAACCGGGTGGCCTTCGCACGCCAGGCCTACAACGACGCGGTCATGGCCTACAACACCGCGCGCGAGGTCTTTCCCAACAGTCTGATTGCCAACACCTTCAACTTCCGTCCGGCGGCCCTGCTGGAGATCGAGGACCCCGCCAAGCGAGAGGTCCCGCAGGTCTCCTTCCAATAG
- a CDS encoding lytic murein transglycosylase, with amino-acid sequence MLPRLVLRTTLPLLLAVPALLHAGDDFQRCVATLGDQAREAGLSESAIEAALADITPLERVISSDRRQPEFVQTFWTYLDQRVTDRRVERGRALLDEHQDLLWRIHADYGVRPQYLLALWGMETNFGGYFGDVPVIDALATLACDTRRSAFFRTQVVEAIRIIDEGHMDRDGMVGSWAGAMGHTQFMPSTFTAYAVDYDGSGRIDLWNSLPDAFASSANYLRALGWRDGHRWGREVILPEGFDYALAAPEARRSVAAWRELGVQRTDGRLVPDSEIEAELLLPGGYRGPAFLVYDNFRKIMRWNASTSYALAVGILADRIAGTGDLKTRPAEPPEAMRIEAVKRLQETLNALGYEAGPVDGQPGRQTRKAVRAFQQDAGLPADGHPSPRVLQAAEARTGD; translated from the coding sequence ATGCTGCCCCGTCTGGTCCTGCGCACCACCCTGCCCCTGCTGCTGGCGGTCCCCGCCCTGCTCCATGCCGGTGACGACTTCCAGCGCTGCGTGGCCACCCTGGGCGATCAGGCCCGGGAGGCAGGGCTGTCCGAGTCGGCGATCGAGGCGGCCCTGGCGGACATCACCCCACTGGAGCGGGTGATCAGCAGCGACCGCCGCCAGCCGGAATTCGTGCAGACCTTCTGGACCTACCTGGACCAGCGGGTGACCGACCGACGGGTTGAGCGTGGGCGGGCATTGCTGGACGAGCACCAGGACCTGCTGTGGCGCATCCACGCGGATTACGGGGTCCGGCCCCAGTATCTGCTGGCCCTCTGGGGCATGGAGACCAATTTCGGCGGTTATTTCGGTGATGTGCCCGTCATCGACGCCCTCGCCACCCTGGCCTGCGACACCCGGCGCAGTGCGTTCTTCCGCACCCAGGTGGTGGAAGCAATCCGAATTATCGACGAAGGGCATATGGATCGCGACGGCATGGTGGGCTCCTGGGCCGGAGCCATGGGCCACACCCAGTTCATGCCCTCGACCTTCACCGCCTACGCGGTGGATTACGACGGCAGCGGGCGCATCGACCTGTGGAACAGCCTGCCGGACGCCTTTGCCTCCTCGGCCAATTACCTGCGGGCCCTGGGTTGGCGGGACGGCCACCGCTGGGGCCGGGAGGTGATCCTGCCGGAGGGCTTCGATTATGCCCTGGCGGCGCCGGAGGCACGGCGCAGCGTCGCCGCCTGGCGGGAATTGGGGGTGCAACGGACCGACGGCCGGCTTGTGCCCGACAGCGAGATCGAGGCGGAATTGCTGCTTCCCGGCGGGTACCGCGGCCCAGCCTTCCTGGTCTATGACAACTTCCGTAAGATCATGCGCTGGAACGCCTCCACCTCCTACGCCCTGGCGGTGGGCATTCTGGCCGACCGGATCGCCGGGACGGGGGACCTCAAGACCCGCCCCGCCGAGCCGCCGGAGGCGATGCGCATCGAGGCGGTGAAGCGGCTACAGGAGACGCTGAACGCCCTGGGCTATGAGGCGGGCCCGGTGGACGGCCAGCCTGGCCGGCAGACCCGGAAGGCGGTCCGCGCCTTCCAGCAGGATGCGGGGCTGCCTGCGGACGGTCACCCCTCACCCCGGGTGCTGCAAGCGGCCGAGGCGCGGACCGGCGATTAG
- a CDS encoding TSCPD domain-containing protein, translated as MVKKIQSKIVDYGVVKPEDEKPAESGNKVDIEHMHERIQRPEALEGQTYKIKTPLSEHALYVTINDVVLNPGTEHEVRRPFEIFINSKNMDHFQWIVALTRIISAVFRKGGDCTFLAEELRSVFDPRGGYFKRGGRFMPSLVAEIGDVIETHLKSIGMLESEELDEHQKRFIEQKRAEVEGGGAPANDGDGERGGFPENAELCIKCNTKAMVQMDGCLTCLNCGESKCG; from the coding sequence ATGGTGAAGAAGATCCAATCCAAGATCGTCGACTACGGCGTGGTCAAGCCGGAGGACGAAAAGCCGGCCGAGAGCGGGAACAAGGTCGACATCGAGCACATGCACGAACGCATCCAGCGCCCGGAGGCGCTGGAGGGGCAGACCTATAAGATCAAGACCCCGCTCTCGGAGCACGCGCTCTATGTCACCATCAACGACGTGGTCCTCAACCCGGGCACCGAGCACGAGGTGCGCCGGCCCTTCGAGATCTTCATCAACTCGAAGAACATGGACCACTTCCAGTGGATCGTGGCGCTGACCCGTATTATCTCCGCGGTGTTCCGCAAGGGGGGCGACTGCACCTTCCTGGCCGAGGAGCTGCGTTCGGTGTTTGATCCGCGCGGCGGTTACTTCAAACGCGGGGGCCGGTTCATGCCTTCGCTGGTGGCGGAGATCGGGGACGTCATCGAGACCCACCTCAAGTCCATCGGCATGCTCGAGAGCGAGGAGCTGGACGAGCACCAGAAGCGCTTTATCGAGCAGAAGCGTGCCGAAGTGGAGGGCGGTGGCGCCCCGGCCAACGATGGTGACGGCGAGCGCGGCGGCTTTCCGGAGAACGCTGAGTTGTGCATCAAGTGCAACACCAAGGCGATGGTGCAGATGGACGGCTGCCTCACCTGCCTGAACTGCGGCGAGTCCAAGTGCGGGTGA
- a CDS encoding quinone-dependent dihydroorotate dehydrogenase: protein MYSLIRPLLMRMDAERSHEFSLAWMDRLARLGLGRLLCGHRLPDMPRRVMGLTFANPVGLAAGLDKNGEHLEALGHVGFGFIEVGTVTPRPQPGNPEPRLFRLPAHEAIINRMGFNNQGVDALVQRLRVTRYQGVLGVNIGKNKDTPTERATDDYLSCLQKVYPYADYVAVNVSSPNTPGLRDLQGGELLEALLGRLTHLRGVLAREYGRYVPLVVKIAPDMDEAQRAHFCQQVLRYGIDGVAATNTTLSRDGVEDDPLAREQGGLSGAPLRPRAQAVLEELGQRLGHRVPLIGVGGIMSGADAQARMAAGADLLQIYSGFIYRGPLLLEELLKAVAPEH, encoded by the coding sequence TTGTATTCACTGATTCGACCGCTGTTGATGCGCATGGATGCCGAGCGCAGCCATGAGTTTTCCCTGGCCTGGATGGACCGGCTGGCCCGGCTGGGGTTGGGGCGTCTGCTGTGCGGCCACCGCCTGCCGGACATGCCGCGCCGGGTCATGGGCCTGACGTTCGCCAATCCGGTGGGTCTGGCCGCGGGGCTGGACAAAAACGGTGAGCACCTGGAGGCCCTGGGGCACGTGGGCTTTGGGTTTATTGAGGTGGGCACGGTGACCCCCAGGCCGCAGCCCGGCAACCCGGAGCCCCGGCTCTTTCGCCTGCCCGCCCACGAGGCCATCATCAACCGCATGGGCTTCAACAACCAGGGCGTGGACGCCCTGGTCCAGCGCCTGCGGGTGACCCGCTACCAGGGGGTCTTGGGCGTCAATATCGGTAAGAACAAGGACACGCCCACCGAACGGGCCACCGACGACTACCTGAGCTGTTTACAGAAGGTCTACCCCTACGCCGATTACGTGGCGGTGAACGTCTCCTCGCCAAACACCCCCGGGCTGCGCGACCTGCAGGGGGGCGAGTTGCTGGAAGCGTTGCTGGGCCGACTCACTCACCTGCGGGGTGTGCTGGCCCGGGAGTACGGCCGTTACGTGCCCCTGGTGGTCAAGATCGCGCCGGATATGGATGAGGCCCAGCGGGCCCACTTCTGCCAACAGGTGCTGCGTTACGGCATCGACGGCGTCGCGGCCACCAATACCACCCTGTCCCGCGACGGGGTGGAGGATGACCCGCTGGCCCGGGAGCAGGGCGGGCTCTCCGGCGCCCCCTTGCGGCCGCGCGCCCAGGCGGTGCTCGAGGAGCTGGGACAGCGGCTCGGTCACCGGGTGCCATTGATCGGTGTCGGCGGCATCATGAGCGGTGCCGATGCCCAGGCCCGCATGGCGGCAGGCGCCGACCTGCTTCAGATCTACTCGGGGTTCATCTACCGCGGGCCGCTCCTGCTGGAGGAGCTGCTCAAGGCGGTGGCGCCCGAGCACTGA